A portion of the Paucilactobacillus hokkaidonensis JCM 18461 genome contains these proteins:
- the pnuC gene encoding nicotinamide riboside transporter PnuC: protein MSNYIKFLSHQLRDWPQQNYYLFFFSLGCQVMTLVGTKITWLTILTFIGTTLGVLCVLAINAAKSVNGWLGILSAICFILTGYAAKNYLSIGEQLAYMVTLDIPVLISANWNVNMAAKIRKFTANSWTIAIISTLIVYGISGYLIGLLTDDPRPWIDAISFSISLSAGVICFLRFNNQYIWWVASGLAQMVLWFVSFRQGSATLAMFINSSIYLINDVLAFTISPWYNKKERARVVSQETKYAAKLNLNQN, encoded by the coding sequence ATGAGTAATTACATTAAATTTTTATCACACCAATTAAGGGATTGGCCACAACAAAACTACTATCTTTTTTTCTTTAGTTTGGGCTGTCAGGTTATGACTTTAGTTGGCACCAAAATCACTTGGCTAACTATCTTAACATTTATCGGAACCACATTAGGAGTCCTATGCGTTTTGGCTATCAATGCCGCCAAATCAGTCAATGGTTGGCTGGGAATTTTATCTGCCATTTGTTTTATTTTGACAGGCTATGCCGCTAAAAACTACTTAAGTATTGGTGAACAGTTAGCCTATATGGTTACACTCGATATCCCAGTATTAATCAGTGCCAATTGGAACGTGAATATGGCCGCTAAAATTCGTAAATTTACCGCCAACAGTTGGACAATCGCTATTATTTCAACGCTCATTGTGTACGGAATTTCAGGTTATTTAATTGGTCTACTGACAGATGATCCACGACCATGGATCGATGCAATCAGCTTTTCAATTAGCCTATCAGCTGGGGTCATCTGTTTCTTACGGTTCAACAATCAATATATCTGGTGGGTCGCTTCTGGTTTGGCACAAATGGTTCTTTGGTTCGTGTCGTTCCGACAAGGATCGGCCACACTGGCTATGTTCATTAATAGTTCAATCTACTTAATTAATGATGTCTTAGCGTTTACCATTTCCCCTTGGTATAACAAAAAGGAACGTGCACGGGTTGTTTCACAAGAAACAAAATATGCAGCTAAGTTGAACTTAAATCAAAACTAA
- a CDS encoding glycoside hydrolase family 43 protein encodes MKIQNPVLTGFNADPSMIRVGDTYYIANSTFEWFPGVRLHESKDMVHWNLLPSPLSTTTLLDMKGNPSSGGIWAPDLSYADGKFWLIYTDVKITEGAFKDMTNYLTTATDIHGPWSDPIKVNGVGFDASLFHDKNGRKYLVQQTWDHREYRQPFNGITLTEFDTSTMKLKPETARNIYNGTEVKLVEGPHLYQINDEYYLFAAQGGTVFTHEEVVARSKSLDKLSFESEPDGPFITNFDTPDFYLQKQGHGALVDTPGGEWYYASLVSRPWNHENESSHDPRGWSTLGRETSIQKVEWDDQGWPRVVGGHGGQVEVDAPKDAIETKAPANHSRHDEFDQPKLDIDWNTLRVPFSKEMGSFGDGQLKLIGRDSLASTFNTSFLAQRWQAFNFDAETKVKFDPFTYQQMAGLSNFYNDKHWSWIFITWDEKKGHVIEVAQNDNNDYTSFLKDDAIKIPDGTDYVWFRTKVRKSYYTYEYSFDGQKWNEIDVKLDAAILSDDYVLQNYGGFFTGAFVGLAAVDYSGYEQPATFDYFDYKELDD; translated from the coding sequence ATGAAAATTCAGAATCCTGTTTTAACTGGTTTTAATGCTGACCCAAGTATGATTCGGGTTGGGGACACTTACTACATTGCTAACTCAACGTTTGAATGGTTCCCTGGTGTTCGACTTCATGAATCTAAGGATATGGTTCACTGGAATTTACTTCCATCACCATTATCAACGACTACATTGCTTGATATGAAGGGTAATCCTTCGTCTGGTGGTATCTGGGCTCCTGATCTGTCCTATGCTGATGGTAAATTTTGGCTGATTTATACTGATGTTAAAATTACTGAAGGCGCCTTTAAAGATATGACCAACTACCTGACAACCGCTACAGACATTCATGGTCCTTGGTCAGATCCAATTAAAGTTAATGGTGTCGGCTTCGATGCATCCCTCTTCCATGACAAAAATGGTCGTAAATATCTGGTTCAACAGACTTGGGATCACCGTGAATATCGCCAACCATTTAACGGTATTACACTAACTGAATTTGATACTTCTACAATGAAGCTCAAACCAGAAACTGCTCGTAATATTTATAATGGAACTGAAGTTAAATTAGTTGAAGGTCCACATTTGTACCAAATTAATGATGAATATTATCTATTTGCTGCTCAAGGTGGGACTGTCTTCACCCATGAAGAAGTGGTTGCTCGTTCTAAATCACTTGATAAATTATCATTTGAATCAGAACCAGATGGGCCATTCATTACCAACTTTGATACTCCTGATTTTTATCTCCAAAAACAAGGTCATGGTGCCTTAGTTGATACCCCAGGTGGCGAGTGGTACTACGCTTCATTAGTTTCTCGTCCTTGGAATCATGAAAATGAATCATCACACGATCCACGTGGCTGGAGTACATTAGGTCGCGAAACATCAATTCAAAAAGTTGAATGGGATGATCAAGGCTGGCCACGAGTTGTTGGTGGTCATGGTGGTCAAGTTGAAGTTGACGCACCAAAAGATGCTATTGAAACAAAGGCTCCTGCTAATCATTCACGTCATGATGAATTCGATCAACCAAAACTAGACATTGACTGGAATACATTACGGGTACCATTCTCTAAAGAGATGGGATCATTTGGTGATGGTCAACTCAAATTAATTGGCCGCGATTCATTAGCAAGTACGTTCAATACTTCGTTTCTTGCTCAACGTTGGCAAGCATTCAACTTTGATGCAGAAACCAAAGTTAAATTTGATCCATTTACTTACCAACAAATGGCTGGTTTGTCTAACTTCTATAATGACAAACACTGGTCTTGGATCTTTATCACTTGGGATGAAAAGAAAGGTCACGTTATTGAAGTTGCCCAAAACGATAACAATGACTACACTTCATTCTTGAAAGATGATGCGATTAAGATTCCTGACGGTACAGACTATGTTTGGTTCAGGACTAAGGTTCGTAAGTCATATTATACTTATGAATACTCATTTGATGGCCAAAAATGGAATGAAATCGACGTCAAATTAGACGCTGCCATCTTGTCAGATGATTATGTATTGCAAAACTACGGTGGCTTCTTCACCGGAGCATTCGTTGGATTAGCTGCTGTCGATTATTCCGGCTATGAACAACCAGCAACATTTGATTACTTTGATTATAAGGAATTGGACGACTAA
- a CDS encoding flavocytochrome c, whose amino-acid sequence MAETFQFQANKITELDEHYDLVIIGSGATGLTSAVQVAELGLKPVILEKMDKIGGNTTRASSGMNAAETMPQLQHHIVDSMDEFYDDTFAGGGKQNDPQLLRYFTDHSALAIEWLARHDINLDDVTITGGMNIKRTHRPNSMQPIGGFLVTELLKQVTKNKIPLFIGIHVTDLLKDLTGKINGVQAQIGDKTVKISAKAVILATGGFGANANLVAKYQPEFKKYPTTNQPGATGDGIQLGTAIGAQAVSMDQIQVHPTVAKVDDHAFLIGEVLRGEGAILVNQAGQRFVNELDTRKTVTNAIETLNEGGAQLIFNQSVRDRVKAVEFYDRIGLVQSSSNLNQLATQIKIDQTKIEQTVATWNQAVAQRSDLQFGRTTGMERQLNVGPYYAIHISPAVHYTMGGLKINAQTQVLDQNNHPIEGLFAGGEVAGGLHGNNRIGGNSIAETVIFGRQAGQQVYRYLM is encoded by the coding sequence ATGGCAGAGACCTTTCAATTTCAAGCAAATAAAATTACAGAGCTAGACGAGCACTACGATTTGGTGATTATCGGATCGGGTGCAACTGGACTCACCAGTGCAGTGCAAGTTGCAGAATTAGGATTAAAGCCAGTTATCCTAGAAAAAATGGATAAAATTGGTGGCAATACTACGCGGGCTTCTTCTGGAATGAACGCTGCTGAAACAATGCCGCAGTTACAGCATCATATTGTTGATAGCATGGACGAGTTTTATGACGATACATTCGCAGGTGGCGGTAAACAAAATGATCCACAATTATTGCGATATTTCACTGACCACAGTGCCTTAGCAATCGAGTGGCTAGCACGACATGATATTAACTTAGATGATGTGACCATTACTGGTGGCATGAATATCAAACGGACGCATCGGCCAAACTCCATGCAGCCAATTGGTGGTTTTTTAGTAACTGAATTGTTAAAACAAGTAACTAAAAATAAAATCCCGCTATTTATCGGGATTCACGTAACAGATTTATTAAAAGATTTAACTGGAAAAATAAATGGTGTTCAAGCACAAATTGGTGACAAAACGGTTAAGATTAGTGCTAAAGCCGTCATTTTAGCAACTGGTGGATTTGGGGCCAATGCTAACTTGGTTGCTAAATATCAGCCAGAATTTAAAAAATACCCCACGACCAACCAACCTGGTGCCACGGGGGATGGGATTCAATTGGGAACTGCAATTGGTGCCCAAGCTGTGTCGATGGATCAAATTCAGGTTCATCCCACAGTAGCGAAAGTTGATGATCATGCATTTTTGATTGGCGAAGTACTGCGTGGCGAGGGCGCCATTTTAGTTAATCAAGCGGGTCAACGGTTCGTCAACGAACTTGATACTCGCAAAACGGTTACCAATGCAATTGAAACATTAAATGAAGGTGGTGCTCAGCTGATATTTAATCAGTCTGTTCGTGATCGTGTTAAAGCGGTTGAGTTTTACGATCGTATTGGATTAGTTCAGAGTAGTAGCAATTTAAACCAATTAGCCACACAAATAAAAATTGATCAAACAAAAATAGAGCAGACGGTTGCTACCTGGAATCAGGCAGTTGCGCAACGGTCGGATTTACAATTTGGTCGAACGACAGGAATGGAACGGCAATTAAATGTTGGTCCATACTACGCTATTCATATTTCACCAGCAGTCCATTACACAATGGGTGGACTAAAAATCAATGCACAAACACAAGTGCTTGATCAAAATAATCATCCAATTGAAGGCCTATTTGCTGGTGGAGAAGTAGCTGGGGGTCTTCATGGTAATAATCGGATCGGTGGAAATTCAATTGCTGAGACAGTTATTTTTGGTCGTCAGGCGGGACAACAAGTGTACCGGTATTTAATGTAG
- a CDS encoding MFS transporter produces the protein MASNPKATVKNDEFAKLSWGERISYGAGDLAQNLIFGTVGSMLLFYLTTVYGISAAAGATIFLVVRWVNVFWDPWVGAFVDKRNPKLGKYRPYLMYFGIPLTFFCAMLFFPNPAVRGSIPYAFIAYLLTAMIYSLVNIPYGALNASLTRDNDEVSTLTTVRMTEANIGNLLVYTFLPLFVQLASPDKQSKDIGFFGIHMNLGNYASPKAGGAYFLVMSIYMVIGFILLMTTFFGVKERVLPTKEETSKVKYSDLFGEIKRNKPLQVLGMFFLIGFTFMFFGNTVWPFYMQYNVGHPEWMASIGLIGSIPGIFLVFLWPIVRKRIGKKQFFYIFLSLFVVGSLVLWVWSFPAFHNSPVLGYVGRFLQQWGITSATGYMWALVPEVVSYGEWKSKKRVAALINAIMGLFFKIGLALGGIIPGYINAFFKFDGTKATQSANALQGITWSMIWLPIILAIVAIWIMSRYPLSDKDVVKINHEINDRKVQGEL, from the coding sequence ATGGCATCTAATCCTAAAGCAACTGTAAAGAACGATGAATTCGCAAAGCTCTCTTGGGGAGAGCGTATAAGTTATGGTGCTGGTGATCTGGCACAAAACTTAATTTTTGGTACTGTTGGTTCCATGCTTTTATTTTATTTAACAACTGTGTACGGCATTTCCGCAGCCGCCGGGGCAACAATTTTCTTAGTTGTTCGGTGGGTCAATGTCTTCTGGGATCCATGGGTAGGTGCGTTTGTTGATAAACGTAATCCTAAATTAGGTAAATATCGACCATACCTAATGTACTTTGGTATTCCGCTAACCTTCTTCTGTGCAATGCTGTTTTTCCCTAATCCAGCTGTTCGTGGAAGCATTCCTTATGCATTCATTGCATACTTGTTAACTGCTATGATTTATTCACTAGTTAATATTCCTTATGGTGCCTTAAACGCATCATTAACACGTGATAATGATGAAGTTTCTACATTGACAACTGTGCGGATGACTGAAGCAAATATTGGTAACTTATTAGTTTATACCTTCTTGCCATTATTCGTTCAATTAGCTTCACCAGACAAACAATCTAAAGATATTGGATTCTTTGGCATTCACATGAATCTTGGTAATTATGCTTCACCTAAAGCTGGTGGTGCCTACTTCTTAGTTATGTCAATCTACATGGTCATTGGTTTTATACTACTGATGACAACATTCTTTGGCGTTAAAGAACGGGTTTTACCAACTAAGGAAGAAACCAGTAAAGTTAAATACAGTGATTTATTTGGTGAAATTAAACGCAATAAACCACTCCAAGTTTTGGGTATGTTCTTCTTAATTGGTTTCACATTTATGTTCTTTGGTAACACCGTATGGCCATTTTACATGCAATACAATGTTGGACATCCAGAATGGATGGCTTCAATTGGTTTAATTGGTTCAATCCCTGGTATTTTCTTAGTCTTCTTATGGCCAATCGTTCGTAAAAGAATTGGTAAAAAACAATTCTTCTACATTTTCCTATCACTATTTGTGGTTGGTTCATTAGTATTATGGGTCTGGTCATTCCCAGCATTCCATAACAGTCCAGTTCTTGGTTATGTTGGTCGTTTCTTACAACAATGGGGTATCACATCTGCCACTGGTTATATGTGGGCATTAGTTCCAGAAGTTGTTTCTTATGGCGAATGGAAATCAAAGAAACGAGTTGCTGCATTGATTAATGCCATCATGGGACTCTTCTTCAAGATTGGTCTTGCACTTGGTGGAATTATCCCTGGATATATCAACGCCTTCTTTAAATTTGATGGTACAAAAGCAACTCAAAGTGCCAACGCACTCCAAGGTATCACTTGGTCAATGATCTGGTTACCAATTATTTTGGCTATTGTAGCTATTTGGATTATGAGCCGTTACCCATTGAGTGATAAAGATGTCGTTAAGATTAACCATGAAATCAATGATCGTAAGGTTCAAGGAGAATTATAG
- a CDS encoding alpha/beta fold hydrolase codes for MSYLNRDDAKLYYETLGEGPVFIFIPGANGTGNIFGQAAKFMQDKFKVVMFDRRGYGKSELTKPLPPEAENIDSTYRIKTDATDVAALAKELSPNEPVYIMGTSSGSIVAMETLQDYPNIVKRIVFHEPPINSFLPTAKQDQADNNEIVKAAFEQNMGVAMQKFGKAMRISDMDAKAMSKPAVSLDGNEDPAVKGMKYWFQYEIRQYTSRKIDIDQLKQYRDRISLLDGTDSRGSYPQDVNDFLAKYWDVTIYNIPGAHLGYAQKQEGFGTTLAAVLL; via the coding sequence ATGAGTTATTTAAATCGAGACGATGCAAAATTATATTATGAAACATTAGGTGAAGGTCCAGTATTTATTTTTATCCCTGGTGCTAACGGTACCGGAAATATCTTTGGGCAAGCGGCCAAATTTATGCAAGATAAATTTAAAGTTGTGATGTTTGACCGCCGTGGTTATGGTAAAAGTGAACTAACCAAACCACTGCCACCAGAAGCTGAAAATATTGATAGTACTTACCGAATTAAAACTGATGCTACTGATGTTGCAGCGTTAGCTAAGGAACTAAGTCCAAACGAACCCGTTTATATCATGGGAACCAGCTCCGGATCAATCGTTGCCATGGAAACATTGCAAGATTATCCTAATATCGTAAAACGAATCGTATTCCATGAACCACCAATTAATAGCTTCTTACCAACTGCTAAGCAGGACCAGGCAGACAACAACGAAATCGTTAAAGCAGCTTTTGAGCAAAACATGGGTGTCGCAATGCAAAAGTTTGGTAAAGCAATGCGGATTTCTGATATGGATGCTAAGGCAATGTCCAAACCCGCTGTTAGTTTAGATGGTAACGAAGATCCTGCCGTCAAAGGAATGAAATACTGGTTCCAATATGAAATTCGTCAATACACTAGTCGCAAAATTGATATTGATCAACTAAAACAATATCGTGATCGAATCAGCTTATTAGATGGCACCGATTCTCGTGGCTCATATCCACAAGATGTCAATGATTTCTTAGCTAAATATTGGGATGTTACTATCTACAATATTCCGGGTGCTCATCTTGGCTATGCCCAAAAACAAGAAGGATTCGGAACAACGCTTGCAGCTGTTTTACTTTAA
- a CDS encoding amidohydrolase family protein: MKYSKIDLHAHYLSPGYKRFLKDQFNDMGDGVKTPAYDIDTTLQIMDQVNIDYSVISISSPHINTGEKSSTIELADEVNEYGATQHAKYADKIGFFASLPIPYVAESITTIDHALDQQNATGFTLPTNSRGTYLGDPKLDPIMQQLNKRHALVALHPNAPGTFDATVMDKIPAPIVEFFFDTTRAVINMLQHGIFARYPDIKFIIPHAGAVLPIIASRVPLAKQLNPNLTNDQIDIKSVLSNQYFDVAGSVLPQQLPALLQLIDSDKLVFASDTPYTPTPAVLSLANQLEDTNMLSDAFKQKMFKTNAQKLLNL; the protein is encoded by the coding sequence ATGAAATATTCAAAAATAGATTTACATGCGCACTACCTTTCTCCAGGATATAAACGTTTTTTAAAAGATCAATTTAACGACATGGGTGATGGTGTTAAAACTCCCGCATACGATATTGATACAACCTTGCAAATTATGGATCAAGTCAATATTGATTACTCCGTCATATCAATTTCATCACCACACATCAACACGGGTGAAAAATCCAGCACAATTGAATTGGCCGATGAAGTTAATGAATATGGTGCTACGCAACATGCAAAATATGCAGATAAAATTGGCTTTTTTGCTTCACTACCAATTCCTTATGTAGCTGAAAGTATCACGACCATCGATCACGCATTGGACCAACAAAACGCTACTGGATTCACTTTACCAACAAACTCTCGTGGTACTTATCTTGGTGATCCAAAATTGGATCCAATTATGCAACAACTAAACAAACGTCACGCTTTGGTAGCTCTTCATCCAAATGCACCGGGAACTTTTGACGCAACGGTAATGGATAAAATTCCAGCGCCAATTGTGGAATTTTTCTTTGATACTACACGTGCTGTTATTAATATGTTACAACATGGTATTTTTGCTCGTTATCCTGATATCAAATTTATCATTCCCCATGCGGGCGCTGTTTTACCAATTATTGCTAGTCGCGTGCCGCTGGCTAAGCAGTTGAACCCCAATTTAACGAACGATCAAATTGACATTAAAAGTGTCCTCAGCAATCAGTATTTTGACGTTGCAGGATCAGTATTACCACAGCAATTGCCAGCATTGTTACAACTAATTGATTCTGATAAATTAGTCTTTGCTTCTGATACTCCCTACACTCCAACTCCGGCTGTACTAAGTTTAGCTAATCAGCTCGAAGATACCAATATGTTATCGGATGCGTTTAAGCAAAAAATGTTTAAAACAAATGCACAAAAATTGTTAAACCTTTAG
- a CDS encoding helix-turn-helix domain-containing protein, with the protein MAKFVPLPSVESSLRLFGGHMRTVAGGWSFFEQKHQAFELMCVIEGHQTTQIGNLKPVVYGPGDALIISPGTLHINFNTSSTEPMTYICFHFNIESLELKSEIISSIANTKIDSTNELAQTAVKTAKEMVTCSADKRLNAEELNLRVQIILLNFLYFLTHNFTRLNFKSNPKYSEREAKVARSVATIIENSVEDNPDHILNISQICHSLNISSGYGHRVFKKVYGITPLHFVEEQKYRKAKLLLGSPEYSIEEISYMTGSNSLSNFSKQFKKWSGLTPSKYQQQVLHKRKVTAINKSGYFE; encoded by the coding sequence ATGGCAAAATTTGTTCCATTACCATCAGTTGAATCCAGTTTACGTTTATTTGGGGGACATATGCGCACAGTTGCCGGCGGTTGGAGCTTTTTTGAGCAAAAACACCAGGCCTTTGAACTAATGTGCGTTATCGAAGGACATCAAACCACCCAAATTGGTAATTTAAAGCCAGTTGTTTATGGTCCTGGTGATGCTTTAATTATTTCACCCGGTACATTACACATAAACTTCAATACCAGTAGCACTGAGCCAATGACATATATTTGTTTTCATTTTAATATTGAGAGCTTAGAGCTAAAGTCTGAAATCATTAGCAGCATTGCGAATACCAAAATAGACTCCACCAATGAATTGGCACAGACGGCCGTTAAAACGGCCAAGGAAATGGTAACCTGCAGTGCTGACAAGCGTCTGAATGCTGAGGAACTCAATCTCAGAGTGCAAATTATTTTGTTGAATTTTCTATACTTTTTAACTCATAATTTTACCCGATTAAACTTTAAATCTAATCCTAAATACTCGGAAAGAGAAGCTAAAGTCGCACGATCTGTTGCGACAATTATTGAAAACAGTGTTGAAGACAATCCCGATCATATCTTAAATATTAGCCAAATTTGTCACTCGCTTAATATTAGCAGTGGCTATGGTCATCGGGTATTTAAAAAGGTCTATGGTATTACCCCGCTTCATTTCGTTGAGGAGCAAAAATACCGTAAAGCTAAATTACTACTAGGTAGTCCTGAATACTCAATCGAGGAAATTTCCTACATGACTGGTTCAAACAGCCTATCAAACTTCAGCAAACAATTCAAAAAATGGTCGGGCCTAACCCCTAGCAAATACCAACAGCAAGTTTTGCACAAACGAAAAGTAACCGCTATCAATAAAAGTGGTTATTTCGAATAG
- a CDS encoding MFS transporter: MDSRIQPTWKKNIGYFLAAQNFFLFGSSSVYFAILWYIALQTSSGTWIMLATMATTLPQILISLWAGIWADQYSRKKLIIFSSSFVTLFTFGTALLYFFEVRSLWLLLLIAAIRSLGSGVQTPAGNALLPEITPKIELSRINGLNQFISSALLLISPILSGLILGKLGIIFIFVVDLITATTGIILMSLVHVYGSENKITTHSAVLPGIWDGIKFTFSRQYLRNFMLFIMGAFILVAPSSQLSTLFVKRTFGSGVWRLTLNELLWTIGALLGSLYITTHKKLPNKIKLITVGFIGSGISFAVMGIPEPFWVYLLFMFFSGICMPIIQASANILIQENIPANKMGRVFSILQILSTGIYPIAMLVYGPLSDQIAIKYILIATGLLLILLGFIFNKRLLSLTDKLHELH, translated from the coding sequence TTGGATTCACGCATACAACCAACTTGGAAGAAAAACATCGGTTACTTTTTAGCCGCTCAAAATTTCTTTTTGTTTGGTTCTTCATCAGTTTATTTTGCGATTTTATGGTACATTGCGCTTCAAACTTCATCCGGAACCTGGATCATGTTGGCCACTATGGCTACTACATTGCCCCAAATCCTCATCTCACTATGGGCTGGCATTTGGGCGGATCAGTATAGCCGCAAAAAGCTGATTATTTTTTCCAGCTCTTTTGTCACCTTATTTACATTTGGTACCGCGTTATTATACTTTTTTGAAGTCCGCAGTTTATGGTTACTATTGTTAATCGCAGCAATTCGTTCATTAGGATCAGGAGTACAGACTCCAGCCGGAAATGCACTCCTGCCAGAAATTACACCTAAAATTGAACTATCTCGGATTAATGGCTTAAATCAATTCATCAGTTCCGCCCTACTTTTAATTTCTCCAATTCTAAGTGGCCTTATTCTAGGAAAACTTGGGATCATTTTTATTTTCGTAGTAGACCTAATTACTGCTACTACTGGAATTATTTTAATGTCACTAGTTCATGTGTACGGATCAGAAAATAAAATCACCACTCATAGTGCCGTTTTACCTGGTATTTGGGATGGAATTAAATTTACTTTTTCACGGCAATATTTACGTAACTTCATGCTATTCATCATGGGGGCATTCATTCTTGTTGCGCCATCATCTCAATTATCCACTTTATTTGTAAAGCGCACATTTGGCTCTGGAGTTTGGCGGTTGACATTGAATGAACTGCTTTGGACCATTGGCGCATTACTAGGTAGTCTGTACATTACCACCCATAAAAAATTACCTAATAAAATTAAATTAATCACAGTTGGATTCATTGGTTCGGGAATTAGTTTTGCTGTTATGGGCATTCCAGAACCATTTTGGGTATATCTATTATTCATGTTCTTTTCCGGCATCTGTATGCCAATTATTCAAGCTTCGGCCAATATTTTAATTCAAGAAAACATCCCCGCTAATAAAATGGGCCGCGTCTTTTCAATTCTTCAAATTCTTTCAACAGGTATTTATCCAATTGCCATGCTAGTTTACGGACCGCTATCAGATCAAATTGCGATCAAGTATATCTTAATCGCGACTGGTCTATTACTAATCTTATTAGGATTTATTTTCAACAAACGGCTATTATCGCTTACCGATAAGCTCCATGAACTACATTAA
- a CDS encoding MFS transporter: MKKYRLQAIVMVLVAFMLGCNEFIVVGILSDLAKQFNVPLATVGYLVTIFATVYAISTPVITIYTSRFNRYKTLLALMLVFLIGNTFTGFATNYVMLIISRIITAVVAGSIISLIMTFASTIAPREKRAGLVSWIFAGFSIASVFGVPLGTAISTSYGWRYTFFIISVISIITFFLLVWLLPKKVDQVQGSIGKQLTLLKDRRIYLGIALVLFTAATMYSYYTYIRPLLTTALGFSTASLNWLLFLIGIMSIISNRLSGMLADNNGLKKMPYFYVADIVLLVLLPISLNTKVTGMIVLLALTLIVTILNSPIQIHFLNVAESDYPQSLVLASSLNSIFFNFGISLGSATASAMVGLVGLSKIGLGAAAYAAISLVLSIMLYAAIKQHRRVAVKKSSDL, from the coding sequence ATGAAAAAGTATCGTCTACAGGCAATTGTCATGGTACTCGTGGCTTTCATGCTTGGATGTAATGAATTTATCGTCGTTGGAATTTTATCTGATCTGGCCAAACAGTTTAATGTTCCACTGGCGACGGTTGGGTACTTGGTAACCATCTTTGCAACGGTTTATGCGATTAGTACACCGGTTATTACTATTTATACCAGCCGTTTTAATCGGTATAAAACATTACTGGCTTTGATGTTGGTATTTTTAATTGGTAATACTTTTACGGGCTTTGCCACCAATTACGTTATGTTAATTATCTCGAGAATTATTACGGCCGTTGTTGCCGGCTCAATCATTTCATTGATTATGACATTTGCGAGTACAATCGCGCCACGTGAAAAGAGAGCCGGCTTAGTTTCGTGGATTTTTGCTGGTTTTAGCATTGCGTCTGTTTTCGGAGTACCGCTTGGAACGGCAATTAGTACAAGTTACGGTTGGCGATATACTTTTTTCATTATTTCCGTGATTAGTATCATTACGTTTTTCCTACTAGTTTGGCTGTTACCAAAAAAGGTCGATCAAGTGCAGGGGTCAATTGGAAAACAATTAACCTTGTTGAAGGATCGGCGAATTTATTTGGGCATCGCGTTAGTTTTATTCACTGCTGCAACAATGTACTCATACTATACTTATATCCGTCCTTTACTGACAACCGCACTTGGCTTTAGTACAGCAAGCTTAAATTGGTTACTATTCTTAATTGGAATTATGAGCATTATCAGTAACCGATTATCGGGGATGCTGGCTGATAATAATGGATTGAAAAAAATGCCATATTTTTATGTTGCTGATATAGTCTTGTTAGTATTATTACCAATTAGCTTAAATACAAAGGTAACTGGAATGATTGTGTTATTAGCGCTTACTTTGATTGTGACCATTTTAAATTCTCCGATTCAAATTCATTTTTTAAATGTGGCCGAATCTGATTATCCGCAATCACTTGTACTTGCTTCGTCATTAAATTCAATCTTTTTTAATTTTGGTATTTCGTTGGGCTCGGCTACGGCTTCAGCAATGGTTGGATTAGTCGGCTTATCTAAAATTGGTTTAGGCGCGGCAGCATACGCAGCAATTTCATTGGTGTTATCAATTATGTTATATGCAGCAATTAAACAGCATCGGCGCGTAGCCGTTAAAAAAAGCTCCGACCTATAA